The segment TTTTGtacgttgtttgtggtctccctacttccaccaatcttccaatcgcctcttactaatctctattgtggaCATGCTTACTTTCCACCTGCTCACGCTAAaaccaagggcttcaaggaggccagaggccCCTAAATCGACTTCTGGACAGATCATCTTCACATTCTAAcagaacatgctccatcgtttctctagctttaccgtATACTGCCCGTGCAACGGCGCTCGCAGGCAGGTCTTCAACGAGCTGGGCCGCCTGAGCGGCGAGATCACTATCAGCCTGGCCAACCGACTGTACGCTGACGATCGGCTTCGGGCTGCGGGTGGATACCAGGCTACCCTGGACCGGTGCTACAAGAGCGCCGTCGAGTCCGAGCGTTTCCACGCCGACCCGGAAGTTTGCCGGTCGAGCATCAACGCATGTGTCGAACGGACCACGTGCTTCCGCGTAAAGGAGTTACTTCCGCAAGGCAGCCTCGACTGCGACACCCTGCTGGCGCTTGTGAGTGCCCTCTACTTCAAAGGTATGGTAAGAGCCGTCGTTTCCaagcttgctcactccagcgttttgaccgttCGCATCGAGAACGGTCAAaactcatcgagtgagatgtgtttaggtttgcttgtgcgcgcgtgacaccatgcctgttcATTTCGTTAGTGtccctatgtttacaagtttacacggccgataaaactactatccttacttcgtatagctctccactaatttcctatcgcaatcgttgcttcaccttccgggcaaaactgcgacctttttttcttttcttttttttttttgtcttcaccGCGCTGTTACTTCCATTCGATCTCGCGAATTCACGGAAACGCATGACCCCGCATGCAGGGCGGTGGTTCACCCCGTTCGACCCAGGCCGCACGGTGCCGGGCCACTTCCACGAGTCTCGCACGCGGGCTGTCCGCACACGAATGATGTCGGGCGATGCGCCCGCGCGGCTCAACCACTACTGCGACGGCCTGGCGGGACGCGCCCTCGACGTGGCCTACGAGGACAGCGGTCGCTTCTCGATGACCCTGCTGGTGCCGGACCAGCTGGACGGACTTGGGCCGCTCGTCGAGTCCCTGACACCCGAGCGCCTGGACAGCATCCTGCGAGGGTTCGACCCGCAGCATGACGTCCAGCTGGAGCTCCCGCGCTTCAAGGTACCACTGTTGACCGCCTGTCTAGCACTACAAAGCGGCAGCAAAAGCTGGCGGGAGCCAATTAAAAAGCACGTTCGTACCAACGCGAGTGTTCCTATTTCACGTTCCCATCAACCCTCTATAACCTCGTCTCTACCCTCCCACCACATCCCACACTCGTTTTTGGGGTTGTGATTTCACTATGCAGAGAGAACACTAGGATAATACCTTTCCTAATCACGTTTACAATCACAATATTATTACCGTGCTTGTGTGTGTTGTCACTGTGAGCTATGTTTCATTTATTCCCAGTATAACTACCGATCTTGACTGTTGTCGGTTGCTGGTGAACCAGTGGAGCACTTTGTGCTTGTACGCGTGCTTTCCGTAAAGGAACACTTTCTTCTTCGAAGACGCGGAAGAACGGTGACTAGACGTAACGCACATTTGTGGGAGGAGGCTCTCCTGCGTCCACAACCAGACAATGACTACAGTGTGCCACATCCACTGAAAAACTTGAGG is part of the Dermacentor silvarum isolate Dsil-2018 unplaced genomic scaffold, BIME_Dsil_1.4 Seq1131, whole genome shotgun sequence genome and harbors:
- the LOC119434505 gene encoding serpin B8-like, with the translated sequence MVHAGTSGRTAKQLSAALNVADIRAVHEQFRQVFNELGRLSGEITISLANRLYADDRLRAAGGYQATLDRCYKSAVESERFHADPEVCRSSINACVERTTCFRVKELLPQGSLDCDTLLALVSALYFKGRWFTPFDPGRTVPGHFHESRTRAVRTRMMSGDAPARLNHYCDGLAGRALDVAYEDSGRFSMTLLVPDQLDGLGPLVESLTPERLDSILRGFDPQHDVQLELPRFKVEDTTDLTVVLQAMGVKDLFDPLLAEFPGFAMSEDASKKDGSAQAKGITLSVALHKVFLDVNEAGTETTAPKDVAQTQGGYLVDPSRFRVDRPFYFLIRCHSPEVILFAGSVRHVQPL